A single genomic interval of Helianthus annuus cultivar XRQ/B chromosome 6, HanXRQr2.0-SUNRISE, whole genome shotgun sequence harbors:
- the LOC110944462 gene encoding uncharacterized protein LOC110944462 translates to MEALSCMLKKAKEIGILKGINFTDQEADITHLFYADDALILGEWSRENLENTARILRIFYICSGLRINIHKSKLFGVGTKDNEVDNMMEVLGCKRGAYPFVYLGIQVGANMSRISNWNVVIEVVKRRLESWKARTLSIGRRLILIKSVLENLLIYYFSLYQAPMAVINSIKSIMRRFLWAGSSEEKKIPWVAWDVIARPKNNGGLGIS, encoded by the coding sequence ATGGAAGCTTTATCTTGTATGTTGAAGAAAGCTAAAGAGATTGGTATTCTTAAAGGTATCAACTTTACCGATCAGGAAGCCGACATTACGCATTTATTCTATGCAGACGATgctctcattttgggagaatggTCTCGCGAGAACCTCGAGAACACGGCTCGGATATTGAGGATTTTCTATATTTGCTCGGGTCTTCGCATAAATATTCATAAGTCAAAATTATTTGGAGTTGGCACCAAGGATAATGAAGTTGATAACATGATGGAGGTTTTGGGGTGTAAGCGTGGGGCTTATCCATTTGTTTATTTAGGGATCCAAGTTGGCGCTAATATGTCCCGGATTAGCAATTGGAATGTGGTAATCGAAGTGGTAAAGAGACGTCTAGAGTCTTGGAAGGCTAGGACATTATCTATAGGAAGACGTTTGATTCTTATTAAATCAGTTCTCGAAAATCTTCTGATTTATTATTTTTCTCTCTATCAAGCTCCTATGGCGGTTATCAATAGCATTAAATCCATTATGAGGCGATTTTTATGGGCGGGCTCTAGTGAAGAAAAAAAGATTCCTTGGGTAGCTTGGGATGTGATCGCGAGACCAAAAAACAACGGTGGTTTGGGTATAAGTTGA